In Paenibacillus sp. J23TS9, a single genomic region encodes these proteins:
- a CDS encoding MarR family winged helix-turn-helix transcriptional regulator gives MPEESLPKVVYEQLAEFRYKLRKFIRFSESAAREVGLTPQQHQLMLIIQGYPGRDYVTIAEAAEKLQVTHHACVGLVSRCVNAGLVLRRSNPKDARSVHIALTEEGMNCLEKLSAVHLMQLQSLDIDLL, from the coding sequence ATGCCTGAAGAAAGTTTACCGAAGGTTGTGTACGAGCAGTTGGCCGAGTTCCGGTACAAGTTGAGAAAGTTTATTCGTTTCAGTGAGAGTGCAGCGAGAGAGGTCGGTTTGACTCCGCAGCAACATCAGCTGATGCTTATCATACAAGGGTATCCGGGAAGAGATTACGTGACGATCGCTGAGGCTGCTGAAAAGCTGCAAGTTACCCATCATGCCTGCGTTGGCTTGGTTTCTCGATGCGTAAACGCGGGGCTGGTTCTTCGTCGTTCTAACCCGAAAGATGCCCGGAGCGTTCATATAGCATTGACGGAAGAGGGGATGAATTGTTTGGAGAAGCTGTCAGCCGTACACCTGATGCAGCTCCAGAGTCTTGATATCGACTTGCTGTAG
- a CDS encoding WecB/TagA/CpsF family glycosyltransferase, with protein sequence MEKYAKVMGVNFPKMTLDRTIEVLTDVIEENRPELFHVITVNPEITMACQKDTSLRSIIDEAGLITADGIGIVMVSRLRGGNLPERVTGYDTLLRLLASVIFHPFFFY encoded by the coding sequence ATGGAGAAATACGCCAAAGTCATGGGAGTTAATTTCCCAAAGATGACGTTAGACCGCACAATCGAAGTTCTCACTGATGTAATTGAAGAGAATAGACCCGAACTCTTTCATGTAATAACGGTTAACCCAGAGATCACCATGGCTTGTCAAAAAGATACATCTTTACGCTCAATAATTGATGAAGCAGGTCTCATTACAGCTGACGGTATTGGAATTGTAATGGTGTCTCGTCTAAGAGGTGGAAATCTCCCCGAAAGGGTTACTGGATACGACACGTTATTAAGGTTACTCGCTTCTGTCATCTTCCATCCATTCTTTTTTTATTAA
- a CDS encoding RNA polymerase sigma factor, with protein sequence MKAGDREAFRPIVEMYQQQIYVYCRRMLGCKQDARDAVQDILFKTYRKLDLYEPRATFSSWLYKIAYHHCLNLLRKRRVRDRVYRLFKSVTFTESAEQKLDRQLFSPSLEYALSRLSADERSILILRVFEEKRFAEIADILGKSTDAVKKKYMRLKQKVIRLIVEKEGEKGCKTEESLVKVKL encoded by the coding sequence GTGAAAGCAGGTGATCGAGAAGCTTTTCGACCGATTGTAGAAATGTACCAACAACAAATCTATGTATACTGCAGGCGTATGCTCGGGTGTAAGCAAGATGCTCGAGACGCAGTTCAGGATATTTTATTCAAGACCTACAGGAAGCTTGATTTGTATGAACCGAGGGCGACGTTCTCATCATGGTTGTATAAGATTGCTTATCATCACTGTCTTAATTTGCTCCGTAAGCGCCGTGTCCGTGATCGAGTATATCGACTCTTTAAGTCTGTAACTTTCACCGAAAGCGCTGAACAGAAGTTGGATCGTCAACTGTTCAGTCCATCGCTTGAATATGCCCTGTCTAGGCTATCGGCGGATGAGCGAAGTATTCTGATTTTAAGAGTTTTTGAAGAAAAACGATTTGCCGAGATCGCCGACATTCTCGGTAAAAGCACGGATGCGGTCAAGAAAAAATATATGCGATTAAAGCAAAAAGTGATCCGGCTGATCGTTGAGAAGGAAGGTGAGAAAGGATGCAAGACAGAGGAGAGTCTGGTCAAGGTCAAGCTCTGA
- a CDS encoding M42 family metallopeptidase — protein sequence MLKALTDANGVPGHEDEVRDVMREHIAPYADEVTVDHLGSLIAKKTGTAPDGPKIMVAGHLDEIGFMVTRIDDKGFLYFQPLGGWWEQVMQAQRVTVMTRKGNIPGVIGSKPPHILSPEARKNPVDKKEMFIDIGAESKEQATEFGVRPGDSIVPVCEFTVMKNEKMLMAKAWDNRIGCAIAIEVLKQLKNVEHPNTVYGVGTVQEEVGLRGAKTAANVIQPDIGFSVDVGIAGDTPGVSEKDALAKMGKGPQILIYDGSMISHRRLRNFVTDTADELGIPYQFDYVAGGGTDAGAIHVTAGGVPSLAISIATRYIHTHAAILHREDFENAVKLINEVIKRLDKNKVKELTFGQG from the coding sequence ATGTTAAAAGCTCTAACCGACGCCAACGGCGTACCAGGTCACGAAGACGAAGTGCGCGACGTTATGCGGGAGCACATTGCCCCTTACGCTGATGAAGTGACGGTTGATCATCTCGGCAGCTTGATCGCCAAAAAAACGGGCACAGCCCCGGACGGCCCTAAAATTATGGTAGCCGGACATTTGGATGAAATCGGTTTCATGGTGACGCGGATCGACGACAAAGGCTTCCTATACTTTCAACCGCTCGGCGGCTGGTGGGAGCAAGTGATGCAAGCGCAGCGGGTGACCGTCATGACGCGCAAGGGGAACATTCCCGGCGTGATCGGCTCGAAACCGCCGCATATTTTATCGCCGGAAGCCCGCAAAAATCCAGTTGACAAAAAAGAGATGTTCATTGATATCGGCGCGGAAAGCAAAGAACAAGCTACGGAGTTCGGCGTTCGCCCGGGCGACTCCATCGTACCTGTTTGCGAATTTACCGTGATGAAAAATGAAAAAATGCTGATGGCAAAAGCTTGGGACAACCGCATCGGCTGTGCCATTGCGATCGAAGTACTGAAGCAATTGAAAAACGTCGAGCATCCGAATACCGTATACGGAGTCGGCACCGTTCAAGAGGAAGTCGGCTTGCGCGGAGCGAAAACGGCCGCAAATGTCATTCAACCGGATATCGGTTTCTCGGTTGACGTAGGGATCGCCGGCGATACGCCGGGTGTGAGCGAGAAGGACGCCTTGGCCAAAATGGGCAAAGGGCCACAAATTCTCATTTATGACGGATCGATGATCTCGCATCGCCGTCTGCGCAACTTCGTTACCGACACAGCGGATGAGCTAGGCATTCCTTATCAATTCGACTATGTCGCAGGAGGCGGCACCGACGCGGGCGCCATTCACGTGACAGCCGGCGGCGTACCGTCGCTTGCGATTTCGATTGCAACGCGATATATTCACACGCATGCGGCGATTCTTCACCGCGAGGATTTCGAAAATGCCGTGAAGCTGATTAACGAAGTAATCAAACGATTGGATAAAAACAAAGTGAAGGAACTTACATTCGGCCAAGGGTAA